TCACTGCAGAAGATGCCTGAGGAAATGTGGTGTACatttaaaagcaataataaaggaaggaatgtgataaaaaaaaaaaaaaaatttaatagaaGGATTCTGTCTGCCCAGTCAACATCCCAAACATCTGCCCTTATGGTGCACACACATCCCCCTTCACACTACATGCAGGTGGAATGACATGCCATTTGATCCTATCACTAAAATGTCATGCCTGTCACTTAAAATCTACTTCAGTCTCAGTTCATCAGTCTCATTTGACTAAGTGACAAACAgataaaacatctaaaaaataGGTGCTTAGTATgccatttatttctcattaaaCACATTCAATTATTACCTTGACTAAAAGTACTTGGACATAGTAAGTCTTCtataatttatatacatttctCAAAGGTGGgggcaataaaataaataaaatgcacaatatttaagcaccacaaaaaataaaatttgcgTGTGATGGGTCATATTGAAAAAACAAGGCATTAGGTCAGCAAgccaaaaaaaggacaaagttATTTCTCCCTTACCTTTTCGCTGAAACACTCAAGCAAGTCTCGAACATACCCTCGCATTTCTTGCAAGAATTTATACTGGTCAGCGACATCTTGGGAGCAGCCTTCTAGTCTCTGTATAGTGGTATTGGACATTTGCAGATCCTCCTGGATTTGCTCGTAGCGCCGGGTGTTGGCACTGTGGCCCTGGCGCATGAAGCTGAGCCTGGACACACAGAAGAGGCACAAGTCCTTGTCACATCCCTCCGTGTGCCATAACGGTAACCTGTTCAAGGCAGGCTGGTCATCATTGTCCCATTACTCTCAAATCAAACTGTTCCAAGACTGGGTGCTTCTATTCATTtggaacatttaaaaacacagagctACTTGGACACCAGATGAGATTTAAAATATTGGCATCAATGTTACCTGACCTGGGTTCTATAAAATCTTGGTGCCCGGGACAATGATAAATGAAGCATGGTGTCTGACTGTTAAAATGTCTACATGACCTTGGACACCACTTTAAAAAGAGGGTTCAGAGGAATGTGAATGATAAGATCAATGAAGCCCTACAGCTTTCTTTTGCCAAGGATGCATTTCAGctataaaaagcaaaaaaaaaaaagttttttaaatgcaacaaaagcacaaaagaaCAGTCCCTCGCTTTTAAGATTTATCAGGTAGCCATCGTTGTTTGATGGCAGTGAAGAACACATACATTTCAGGGAAGAAAGGTAAGGACGTGCGGTGAAGATTTGGGTATGGGGAGTTGGGTGAAGAAGCAGGTGAACCGCTGGTATGGAAAATAGGTCAAGCCCTACCTGTCTTTAAGACGTTTCTTTACCAGATCAGTAGTGATGGGAGTCAAGTCACTACTAGGGGGAGGGTACGATATTGAGCTGTCAGCTTTGATTGCCTTGTCTGGCCCTACTGGAGCGTAGGTGTAAGGCACGCTGTACGATGCTCCATAATTCTGGCCATCGAAGGTTGCCTGGTAATACACGTTTGTGTCCTCTGGCTGGCTGGTCTGGACCTGCAGATACAAAACACATAAATAGTCACTAATGCAGCATACCAATTTTCGGGGTGGTATCTGGTACGCCAGATTTGTTGTAAAAATTTCGCAACATGCTACATTTTTACATGACCTCCCTGTGAgacttttaaacattttattaccaTTTCCCACAGACAAGGCATTGTTTGAATTGTTGTTTTCAACCGGTGTGCTGCAATAATTTGGCACATATGCCATGGAAATCGGTactgtttaaaataatataaaaaaaacacaataaattctaataaatattttaaaaagatgaaaagaaagacaaCTTGCAAttataacattacatttttgctACAACTCTTTCATCGATCCTTCAATAACATTCAAAACAGTTGTGCCAGTTAAGAAGATAGGGAGGTGATTACAGAGACATCATGTGGCTCGATGGTGCCTCTCTagcccataaaaaaaaaaaactcgagcACTAATCCAGAAGTACTTCACATTAGAGTAAAAGGGGTCACTTCTAACAACAGAAAAAACTGTTTCCAGAAAACAGGGTGTGTTATTACTAAACAAATTAATCTATTTCATGATCTAGGTCATGCCTAACCCTATTTGCTTAGTTGTTGCACTGTTTAATATTACGACAAAGCCCTGAAGCCACACTGACCAAGCGTCTCATAGTACAGAGATCAGTAAATTCCCCAAATTCCAAAACAAGATTaggaaatgggtggtagtagcctagtgggttatgaaccagaggaccaccaagtcacaggttcacaccccaccaactaccattgtgttcctgagcaagacactgagcaACCCTGAATATCtgtgggggggactgtccccataactactgattgtaagttgctctaaataagggtgtctgatcaaTGCCGCAAATGACAGACTGACTGCAGATCAGTTTTCCAATGACATGTAGCACTGTTTGGAAATCATTGAGGTAAATCATGAGGGTAGTCTGATTGTGATGATCTGCATCAGGCTCACCTGTGGGATGCTGATTCCCTTCCTTATCTGCTCCTGCTCCCAGCGGCTCACCTCTTCATCCTGGCCTGCAGAGTCCAGGGCTTCATCATCACTGCCTTCGATACCTAAACAGAAGGGGAAAAGTCAATAGTCATGCCCTACAGTATAAAAAAACACGAATGCCAGAAAAGCACCTGGTTCAGAAGTCTGTGTGAATGAgaccttaactctcatctcaactgatgtatttgaaaacataatgtgaagtaatgtgaaAAAACTAATATGATGCATCGTTAATCATGACAGAATCGAGGTACCAGTGAAGGCTCACACCTTTAGTCTCTACTAGTACAATTCTTATAATGCAACCTCCTCCAATGCTGCTATGCAATCGTTGACAACAGCTATTTTTGCTCAGGAAACGGCAATCACAAAAGAAGCAGATCAACGGAATAGTGAGAGATGAAGACTCTAATTTGCTCTTTACTGTGTCAGTCGGGGCACTAACCTATTTCCTCCGCAATCATCTGCCGCTGACTCTTCTGCTTCACGCCACTGAAGACAATCCTCTTCTCgtcctcatcttcatcactgCCATCCTGCTCATCTTCACGCATCAGCCGCTTCTTGGGGgcttccacctccaccagcgGCGCATCTCCACCCTGCTCGCGTGCCAGCTGCCTGCGCTTGCGAGCTGCATGGATGAATGCAGCATCTGGGATTTCGCCTGTGGATGTAGCCATGTGACATTTGTTCTCAGAGGTCTGCATCAGATTTCAGCTTCTACCCTTTAGATCTGGGATAGCAAGGACGCTGTGTGTAATAACATGGCCAGCCGAGAAagttgcatttatcagacgcccttatcaagagcgacttacagtcagtagttacacggacagcccccccctggagacactcagggttaagtgtcttgctcggggacacaatggtaataagtgggatttgaacctagcctaacccactaggttactaccaacCATGGAACTAAATTCGACTTGAGCTGAATTGTACAGACCATCATTATAATGAAACACCACATGAATGATTACAAACCTGCTTTCACAATGGctcttcattaaaaaatatgaaccAAATTGAAAGTGTTGAATAAATGGCAAGGGGAATAAAGACGAAAGCTCACCGGGCCTGAGTGTACTCAGAGAAGACAGTGCATTAAAGGCCCCTCTACCAGACTTTGAATCATTTTCCTCTGGGTCATCATTGCTGTCCACCTCCATTTCTTCTTCTCCCTGCTCACTACTAGCCCGACTGCCATCGGTCCTCGGTTCCTCTTTTGGAGCATGAAGGGCCTGCCCAGCCCCACctaaaagttattttaaaagAGAATTTCAGCGTGTAGGTGTGGCTCGGTGCATTGTGTCTCTAGAACGGTACGTAGTGGGAAAACAGTCAGGAGCTCTGGTAATCACCGCAATAAACCAGAGAAGCAAAGTAAGACACACGTTCCACTCACCGTCAGTGGCACTGCCATCTTGGCCAGCACACCCACTCTTCTCTAAATCTTCCTTATACTCTTTCTTCAGCTGCTTCACAATCTTCTTGCTGTGGGTGGACTTCTTCACTCTGAACACCTCCGTATCATCTGGGACACGAACACGTTGCCGTTACACAAAAGCAAAAAGGGGATAAGACGTCCATTGTCTGGAAATCTGCTAATTCATTTCGCAAGAGGGGACCGACCGAGTAGTTCAGACAGAGGAGACCTGATCTCAGGTCATATTTAATTTATCAAAAGCCTTTACATCGAAGGACACCTTAAGTATCCCACATTATCGCGAcctagtttaaaataaaaactcttTACGCCTGACATACAGCAGCGCCTTCGCGTGGCCTAACGACAACCAACTTAATAGATGTTGTGTGAATTAGTTCGTCGGCGAGCACACGAACTCGGGCACCTTCTTCGTCGTGGAAGCTCAGGAGACTCGCTTTAGGCGCGCCGCGGCTCTCCTTGGGTCGCTTCTTCTCCTTCGCGGCCTTCAGGGCGCTTGCGTTAATCCCGTTGCCTTGGTGGAGCCCCGAATTGGCCCCGACGCAGTTCTCGGCGTTGCTAGCACGGGGCTCGGAGGCACTTTCTGCGGCCGCGGGGCCACATGGCTGCAGGGGCGcagtgtgctgctgctgctgcggggcTTGTGGCTGAAGCGTTAGCGGCGGCCGTGGAGCGTCTTCGCTCTCTTCGTCATCAGAGTCGTTCCTCCGCCTGAAGTTGCACCTCTTGGCCTTCTTGAACATCTCGCACTGGGCAGCAGCACCAACTAAGGGCTACGAACGGGTGCTAACTACTGAGGGAGCTCCAGCACCAGACCAAAACAAAGCGCACCTGAGAAGATAGCATTCTCCCTCGCCGCCGCGGCCAACCTGTGAAGAAAGGCCCGGATGAAAATCTTTCGCGTTTGACAGACTCCGCGGACACGACAACGTCTGCGAGCgcactgctgccccctgctgtactgGATGAAAACAGAAGCCGGCCAACTGCGGGCGGGTCGGGGAAACCTACCAGCCGGTCTGGTCACCTCGCGACCCTCTTTATCGGTAACCATAGCCGCCAGAATACTAATTTACACCTTAGATGAAAATACACAGTTCCAACATTCGATTGTGTGATCTGTGTGATAGAAGCCTCTGCGTCTCTATTTAATGACTCCTTCTCATCTTCAACGacgaaaagtaaaaaataaaagtgaagtgattgtcacttgtgatacacagcagcacagcacacggtgcacacaatgaaatttgtcctctgcatttaacccatcaccctgagcgagcagtgggcagtgtgtggggacggtgcaccttggcagattgggatttgaaccggcaac
The window above is part of the Denticeps clupeoides chromosome 6, fDenClu1.1, whole genome shotgun sequence genome. Proteins encoded here:
- the paxbp1 gene encoding PAX3- and PAX7-binding protein 1, translated to MFKKAKRCNFRRRNDSDDEESEDAPRPPLTLQPQAPQQQQHTAPLQPCGPAAAESASEPRASNAENCVGANSGLHQGNGINASALKAAKEKKRPKESRGAPKASLLSFHDEEDDTEVFRVKKSTHSKKIVKQLKKEYKEDLEKSGCAGQDGSATDGGAGQALHAPKEEPRTDGSRASSEQGEEEMEVDSNDDPEENDSKSGRGAFNALSSLSTLRPGEIPDAAFIHAARKRRQLAREQGGDAPLVEVEAPKKRLMREDEQDGSDEDEDEKRIVFSGVKQKSQRQMIAEEIGIEGSDDEALDSAGQDEEVSRWEQEQIRKGISIPQVQTSQPEDTNVYYQATFDGQNYGASYSVPYTYAPVGPDKAIKADSSISYPPPSSDLTPITTDLVKKRLKDRLSFMRQGHSANTRRYEQIQEDLQMSNTTIQRLEGCSQDVADQYKFLQEMRGYVRDLLECFSEKVPAILELEAAMHQLLRQRASRLVQRRQDDIKDESSEFSSLSNKAVMAPNLDPFGRDRTAYQEHAKQRRIAEREARRTRRRQAREQSGKRADHKEGLSSDDEETSTDITSFDLERERICKEAKKVFEDVVEDFHSLDSIKSRFEEWRKFYFSCYRDAYIGLCLPKLFNPLVRLQLMSWCPLETDCENFEYMLWFESLLFYGCSDQPNTQKGDVDISLLPSIVERVVLPKLAVVADQVWDPLSSTQTSRLVMFMQKLIKGYPTVLHGDSRNTQEVLKVIVLRIRRTLDDDIFMPLFPKNLLENKNSGPYLFSQRQFWSCVKLMGNILQWHGILSNSTLRELAVDSTLNRYILSALQTTEPGEDSIVRSQRVVDCFPQQWFSGMKGQQTLPQLENFCRYLKYLASTLYRISISGSDVEKRNCREHIKEVLKLLGRMNALDHVIAVATDHGIKDVKTLLENK